In Sphingobacteriales bacterium, one DNA window encodes the following:
- a CDS encoding NUDIX domain-containing protein: MYLIQDMNQTSVLKKLLPGFIPLIIFFVADEVFNTRTALIISILTGLGEFIVIFIKTRKLDTFVLIDTALLTLMGGISIILENDIFFKLKPAIIEAIVAVIIGISVFTPRNLLLNMSKRYLRGIEISDFQISLFNRSLKVFFFIITGHILLIIYSSYYLSNEAWVFISGILFYILFGMFIAYEFVKNKMLARKYRHDEWLPLVDTEGNITGKAPRTLCHQGKGLLHPVVHLHVFNDKNELYLQKRPMDKKIQPGKWDTAVGGHISWGNTLEQGLYREVEEEIGLKNFNPVFVKKYVWETKYESELIFMFLAQTKQKITYNPDELADGKFWKIEEIKSSLGKDVFTPNFEHEFPILMEFLSPRP; this comes from the coding sequence TTGTATTTAATACAGGATATGAATCAGACTTCTGTTTTAAAAAAACTGTTACCGGGCTTCATCCCTCTGATTATTTTTTTTGTTGCCGATGAGGTATTTAATACCAGAACAGCTCTCATCATCTCCATCCTGACCGGCTTGGGCGAATTTATTGTTATTTTCATAAAAACCAGAAAATTAGACACATTTGTCCTCATTGATACGGCTCTGTTAACTTTAATGGGTGGCATTTCCATCATTCTTGAAAATGATATTTTTTTCAAACTCAAACCAGCCATCATAGAAGCTATCGTGGCAGTTATCATCGGTATTTCCGTATTTACACCGCGAAACCTCCTGCTGAACATGTCGAAACGCTACCTCAGAGGTATTGAAATCAGCGATTTTCAGATCAGCCTTTTTAACAGGAGCCTGAAAGTGTTTTTTTTCATCATCACAGGGCATATTCTGCTGATTATCTATTCTTCATATTATCTGAGCAACGAAGCATGGGTGTTTATCAGCGGGATACTTTTCTATATCCTTTTCGGTATGTTTATCGCCTATGAATTTGTCAAAAATAAAATGCTTGCCCGAAAATACCGGCATGACGAATGGCTACCCCTTGTTGACACAGAAGGGAACATCACAGGAAAAGCCCCGAGAACACTTTGTCATCAGGGTAAAGGCCTGCTTCATCCGGTAGTCCATCTGCATGTTTTCAATGATAAAAACGAACTGTATCTTCAAAAAAGGCCAATGGACAAAAAAATACAACCCGGAAAATGGGATACTGCCGTGGGCGGGCATATTTCATGGGGAAATACACTCGAACAAGGCTTGTACAGGGAAGTTGAAGAAGAAATAGGGTTAAAAAACTTCAATCCGGTTTTTGTCAAAAAATATGTCTGGGAGACAAAATATGAAAGTGAGCTGATTTTCATGTTTTTAGCCCAAACCAAACAAAAAATCACCTACAACCCTGATGAACTGGCAGATGGAAAATTCTGGAAAATTGAAGAAATAAAAAGCTCACTGGGTAAAGATGTTTTTACCCCGAATTTTGAACATGAATTTCCTATTCTGATGGAATTTCTTTCTCCCCGTCCCTGA